One segment of Streptomyces sp. XD-27 DNA contains the following:
- a CDS encoding ATP-binding protein → MRRLLPRGLRTRLVVVFLLVSALSALTAAALTFRQARAAILDRTRDSAMHELRAQIGSLAPDLPFAPAETDLRTLALQLDRGGGFREDWRTAAAYRGGALVSAAGPAPVLPAPVLPAPLRHAASSAHTAVVQRFHHAGEPWLALALPVTREDRPSEPSGLVVYASFSLTEEERDVATLLSAARAGALPVVLLALVPALLAARRVLRPVRQLRSAAENMTAGALDTRIRVTGDDELADLGRTFNTMAATLQADAATLRAMESRARRFAADVSHELRTPLAAMTAVTGVLNEDAGSGRLAPETAEALELVADETNKLGRMVEDLMEISRFDAGAAALDLDEIDIGELVRKTLGLRHWQDRVGVDVPQGLRARLDPRRIDVVLANLIGNALRHGGPSVPVDVRARTQDDRLILTVTDGGPGIPEDTLPHVFDRFTKGDAARTRSEGSGLGLAIAAENARLHGGTLTAANAPGGGAVFTLTLPQEPA, encoded by the coding sequence GTGAGACGCCTCCTCCCGCGGGGCCTGCGCACCCGCCTCGTCGTCGTCTTCCTCCTGGTGTCAGCCCTCAGCGCGCTCACGGCCGCCGCCCTCACCTTCCGCCAGGCACGGGCGGCCATCCTGGACCGCACCCGGGACAGCGCCATGCACGAACTACGCGCCCAGATCGGCTCCCTGGCCCCCGATCTGCCGTTCGCGCCCGCCGAGACGGACCTGCGCACCCTTGCGCTCCAGCTCGACCGGGGCGGCGGCTTCCGGGAGGACTGGCGCACCGCGGCCGCCTACCGCGGCGGCGCCCTCGTCTCCGCCGCGGGGCCCGCCCCCGTCCTTCCCGCCCCCGTCCTTCCCGCGCCCTTGCGGCACGCCGCCTCCTCGGCGCACACCGCCGTCGTCCAGCGTTTCCACCATGCCGGGGAACCCTGGCTGGCACTCGCTCTGCCGGTCACCCGCGAGGACCGCCCCTCCGAGCCGTCTGGGCTGGTCGTCTACGCGTCCTTCTCGCTCACCGAAGAGGAACGGGACGTCGCCACCCTCCTCTCCGCCGCACGTGCCGGCGCACTGCCCGTCGTACTGCTGGCCCTCGTCCCGGCGCTGCTCGCGGCCCGCCGCGTCCTGCGCCCGGTACGGCAGCTGCGCTCGGCCGCCGAGAACATGACCGCCGGCGCCCTCGACACCCGGATCCGCGTCACCGGCGACGACGAACTCGCCGACCTCGGCCGTACGTTCAACACCATGGCCGCCACACTCCAGGCCGACGCGGCCACGCTGCGTGCCATGGAGAGCAGAGCGCGCCGTTTCGCCGCGGACGTCTCCCACGAACTGCGCACACCCCTCGCCGCGATGACCGCCGTCACCGGCGTCCTGAACGAGGACGCCGGCTCGGGGCGGCTGGCCCCGGAGACCGCCGAGGCGCTGGAACTGGTCGCCGACGAGACGAACAAGCTCGGCCGCATGGTCGAGGACCTCATGGAGATCTCCCGGTTCGACGCGGGTGCCGCCGCCCTGGACCTCGACGAGATCGACATCGGCGAACTCGTCCGCAAGACGCTCGGCCTGCGGCACTGGCAGGACCGGGTCGGCGTCGACGTGCCGCAGGGGCTGCGCGCCCGTCTCGACCCCCGGCGCATCGATGTCGTCCTCGCCAACCTCATCGGCAACGCCCTGCGCCACGGCGGCCCGTCCGTACCGGTGGACGTCCGGGCCCGGACCCAGGATGACCGCCTCATCCTCACCGTCACCGACGGCGGCCCCGGCATCCCGGAGGACACCCTGCCCCACGTCTTCGACCGCTTCACCAAGGGTGACGCGGCCCGCACCCGCAGCGAGGGCAGCGGCCTGGGCCTCGCCATCGCCGCCGAGAACGCGCGCCTGCACGGCGGCACCCTCACCGCCGCCAACGCGCCAGGCGGAGGAGCGGTCTTCACCCTCACGCTGCCTCAGGAGCCGGCGTGA
- a CDS encoding response regulator transcription factor: protein MTRVLLIEDDPGVRRGVTLGLHRYGHETEGVATGEDGLASLAPFAPDIVLLDLMLPGMSGLEVCRRIRETSQVPIVILSARGDDIDVVVGLEAGADDYIVKPASSEVIEARMRAVMRRLAPSQPRPGHRDQPLVYGDLEIDGIAVRVCKHGRQLTLAPSELKLLLFLSASPGQTYSRQQLLEQVWEHSYYGDARLVDACVKRLRAKIEDDQRKPRYIQTVRGFGYRFGPL, encoded by the coding sequence ATGACGCGCGTCCTGTTGATCGAGGACGATCCCGGCGTGCGCCGTGGCGTCACGCTGGGATTGCACCGCTACGGTCACGAGACGGAGGGAGTCGCCACGGGCGAGGACGGTCTGGCATCGCTCGCACCGTTCGCGCCGGACATCGTGCTGCTCGATCTGATGCTGCCCGGCATGAGCGGCCTGGAGGTGTGCCGGCGCATCCGTGAGACCAGCCAGGTGCCCATCGTGATCCTCTCGGCCCGCGGTGACGACATCGACGTCGTGGTGGGCCTGGAGGCGGGCGCCGACGACTACATCGTCAAACCCGCGAGCAGCGAGGTCATCGAAGCGCGCATGCGCGCGGTGATGCGCCGCCTGGCACCCTCGCAGCCCCGCCCCGGCCACCGCGACCAGCCCCTGGTCTACGGTGATCTGGAGATCGACGGGATCGCGGTGCGCGTGTGCAAGCACGGCAGGCAACTCACCCTCGCCCCCTCCGAGCTGAAGCTCCTGCTCTTCCTGTCGGCCTCCCCAGGGCAGACCTACAGCCGTCAGCAACTCCTCGAACAGGTCTGGGAACACAGCTACTACGGCGACGCGCGACTCGTCGACGCGTGCGTGAAACGGCTGCGCGCCAAGATCGAGGACGACCAGCGCAAGCCACGCTACATCCAGACCGTGCGCGGCTTCGGCTACCGCTTCGGGCCGCTGTGA
- a CDS encoding aldo/keto reductase — translation MAVALAWTLQNPDVTAPIVGARTSAQLEDNLGALDVAFDAAHLARLDEASAIDLGFPHEFLARNRSAMFGGLKVETR, via the coding sequence GTGGCGGTCGCCCTCGCCTGGACCCTGCAGAACCCCGACGTGACGGCACCGATCGTCGGCGCCCGGACCTCGGCGCAGCTGGAGGACAACCTCGGTGCCCTGGACGTCGCATTCGATGCCGCTCACCTGGCCCGCCTGGACGAGGCCAGCGCCATCGACCTCGGCTTCCCCCACGAGTTCCTGGCCCGCAACCGCAGCGCCATGTTCGGCGGCCTGAAGGTCGAAACCCGCTGA
- a CDS encoding Gfo/Idh/MocA family protein: MTDLRIGVLGFGLRAGLAVTAHRPGEGHRVTVVADPDPAARDRAAQLLPGVPQVTDHRKVIEADDVDAVLVLTPDHTHADLSCEALRAGKPVFVEKPLEVTLDGCDRILRTARETGTRLYVGHNMRHMPVVTLMREIIARGDIGEVKTVWIRHFVGHGGDFYFKDWHAERKYTTGLLLQKAAHDLDVLHWLAGGWTRQVQALGDLMVYGSLPDARRAPGAPKGTGWLAYDANWPPRGQTGLNPVIDVEDVSLVNMRLDNGVLAAYQQCHFTPDYWRNYTVIGDGGRLENFGDGPGGVVKVWNSRRSEHRTDADAVHKIPDTQDLGGHGGADPLIMTEFVRFARDGGLTHTSPIAARMAVAAGIAATDSLRDGGTPREVAPPDAGLAAYFAGGQKRE, encoded by the coding sequence GTGACCGACCTGCGTATCGGTGTCCTCGGCTTCGGCTTGCGAGCCGGTCTCGCCGTCACGGCCCACCGGCCAGGAGAGGGGCATCGGGTCACCGTCGTCGCCGATCCGGACCCGGCCGCCCGGGATCGTGCCGCCCAGTTGCTCCCCGGCGTGCCCCAGGTCACCGACCACCGCAAGGTCATCGAGGCCGATGACGTCGACGCCGTACTCGTGCTCACTCCCGACCACACCCACGCAGACCTCTCGTGCGAGGCGCTGCGTGCCGGTAAACCGGTGTTCGTGGAGAAGCCCCTGGAGGTGACCCTCGATGGGTGCGACCGGATCCTCCGTACGGCACGGGAAACCGGCACCCGGCTGTACGTCGGCCACAACATGCGGCACATGCCGGTCGTGACCCTGATGCGCGAGATCATCGCGCGCGGCGACATCGGCGAGGTCAAGACCGTATGGATACGGCACTTCGTCGGGCACGGCGGCGACTTCTACTTCAAGGACTGGCACGCGGAGCGGAAGTACACCACCGGACTGCTGCTCCAGAAGGCCGCTCACGACCTCGACGTGCTGCACTGGCTGGCGGGCGGCTGGACCCGGCAGGTCCAGGCCCTCGGCGACCTGATGGTCTACGGCTCGCTGCCCGACGCCCGGCGCGCACCAGGAGCCCCCAAGGGAACCGGCTGGCTGGCCTACGACGCCAACTGGCCGCCGCGCGGGCAGACCGGCCTCAACCCCGTCATCGATGTGGAGGACGTGTCGCTGGTCAACATGCGCCTCGACAACGGTGTGCTGGCCGCCTACCAGCAGTGCCACTTCACCCCCGACTACTGGCGCAACTACACCGTCATCGGAGACGGCGGCCGGTTGGAGAACTTCGGCGACGGGCCGGGCGGCGTCGTCAAGGTCTGGAACTCCCGCCGCTCGGAACACCGTACGGACGCCGATGCCGTCCACAAGATCCCGGACACCCAGGACCTGGGCGGCCACGGCGGCGCCGATCCCCTCATCATGACGGAATTCGTGCGATTCGCCCGGGACGGCGGCCTCACCCACACGTCGCCGATCGCGGCCCGGATGGCGGTGGCCGCCGGCATCGCGGCCACCGACTCGCTGAGAGACGGCGGTACTCCGCGCGAGGTCGCACCACCGGATGCCGGGCTGGCCGCATACTTCGCGGGAGGGCAGAAGCGGGAATGA
- a CDS encoding PLDc N-terminal domain-containing protein, with amino-acid sequence MKLVWLAFAVMAPFFGSLLWFLVGRRDAQRRAGIA; translated from the coding sequence ATGAAGCTGGTCTGGCTCGCGTTCGCCGTGATGGCCCCCTTCTTCGGGAGCCTGCTCTGGTTCCTCGTCGGTCGCCGCGACGCCCAGCGCCGGGCAGGCATCGCCTGA
- a CDS encoding NAD-dependent epimerase/dehydratase family protein, whose amino-acid sequence MTAAGEVLVTGAAGFIGRHTVAALHRAGYGVTAVDLRPAPGHLVRSARWRRGDFADPALLSEVAAGRYEAVLHQGGISDTRAVAGPELEETNTLGPLRLAEACRSGGTRLVYASSHSVYGTLRHRAPVAEEADEDRDRCSGPLNPYAWSKLALDRQMRERFGDGLDWVGLRYTNVFGPDEDDKGPMASILSQLLRQAADRGRVRVFDDSLTAARDYIPVETVAATLVLLARRGVPAAVYNLGAGHAVSFAEVVQWCARLYREAGGGPLQVRLVPNPVTAAYQYYTCADMTAFDKALPDRPTVAPPDVEARATELFEVLRRTEPGTMPASTS is encoded by the coding sequence GTGACGGCGGCAGGGGAGGTGCTGGTGACCGGCGCGGCGGGTTTCATCGGCCGGCACACGGTGGCCGCGCTCCACCGGGCCGGATACGGCGTCACCGCCGTCGACCTGCGCCCGGCCCCTGGCCATCTGGTCCGCTCCGCGCGGTGGCGGCGCGGCGACTTCGCCGATCCCGCGCTGCTCTCCGAGGTCGCGGCGGGCCGGTACGAGGCGGTGCTGCACCAGGGCGGTATCAGTGATACCCGCGCGGTGGCGGGCCCGGAACTGGAGGAGACCAACACACTGGGCCCGCTGCGACTCGCGGAGGCATGCCGCAGCGGCGGGACACGGCTGGTGTACGCCTCCTCGCACTCTGTCTACGGGACACTGCGCCACCGCGCTCCGGTGGCCGAGGAGGCTGACGAGGACCGCGACCGCTGCTCGGGCCCGTTGAACCCGTACGCGTGGTCCAAGCTGGCGCTTGACCGGCAGATGCGGGAGCGGTTCGGGGACGGGCTGGACTGGGTGGGCCTGCGCTACACCAACGTGTTCGGCCCGGACGAGGACGACAAGGGCCCGATGGCGTCGATCCTGTCCCAGCTGCTGCGCCAAGCTGCCGACCGGGGCCGGGTGCGGGTGTTCGACGATTCGCTGACGGCCGCCCGGGACTACATCCCGGTGGAGACCGTCGCCGCCACGCTCGTACTGCTCGCCCGCCGGGGGGTGCCCGCCGCGGTCTACAACCTCGGGGCCGGACACGCGGTGTCCTTCGCCGAGGTGGTGCAGTGGTGCGCGCGGTTGTACCGCGAGGCGGGCGGCGGGCCGCTTCAGGTGCGGCTGGTGCCCAACCCGGTGACCGCGGCCTACCAGTACTACACCTGCGCTGACATGACAGCCTTCGACAAGGCCCTGCCCGACCGCCCCACGGTCGCCCCGCCGGATGTCGAGGCAAGGGCGACCGAACTGTTCGAGGTGCTCCGGCGAACGGAGCCGGGGACGATGCCCGCGTCGACCAGCTGA
- a CDS encoding acyltransferase family protein: MVHGTARQNLRLPPRLFGAASVLLFALEDAPWVAAQARAYEGTDTRAFALLLGALAATASVRRMVARVSGRTADGVCAVLACGIGAACVLADGQNAPGLFRGGLFAHSLAAAVLIALLAHAPDGHAGRLAGSAVPRRLGELSYSLYLWRWPVYLLLPQTVFGIGGWWRTAVAIGVSLLAARLTKAGVEDLVRFRARWATGRRGLLALAAALAVAAGVWVAVPRPQPGAGTVDIERLTAP; encoded by the coding sequence GTGGTTCACGGAACAGCTCGGCAAAACCTACGGCTTCCCCCCCGGCTGTTCGGGGCGGCGTCCGTGCTGCTCTTCGCGCTTGAAGACGCGCCGTGGGTCGCGGCGCAGGCGCGCGCTTACGAGGGCACCGATACCCGGGCGTTCGCCCTACTGCTCGGTGCGCTGGCGGCTACGGCGTCGGTCCGGCGTATGGTCGCCCGCGTATCGGGGCGCACTGCGGACGGAGTGTGCGCTGTGCTGGCGTGCGGCATCGGCGCCGCATGCGTTCTGGCGGATGGTCAGAACGCGCCCGGCCTTTTCCGGGGCGGGCTGTTCGCGCACTCCTTGGCCGCCGCCGTACTGATCGCCCTTCTCGCCCATGCGCCGGACGGACACGCCGGCCGGCTCGCCGGCAGCGCCGTCCCTCGCCGGCTCGGGGAGCTGTCCTACAGCCTGTACCTGTGGCGCTGGCCGGTGTACCTGTTGCTGCCGCAGACGGTGTTCGGGATCGGCGGGTGGTGGCGCACCGCCGTGGCCATCGGGGTGTCGCTGCTGGCCGCCCGGCTGACGAAGGCCGGGGTGGAGGACCTGGTTCGGTTCCGGGCGAGGTGGGCGACCGGGCGCCGGGGCCTGCTGGCGCTCGCCGCCGCCCTCGCCGTGGCGGCGGGCGTGTGGGTGGCCGTACCGCGACCGCAGCCCGGTGCGGGGACGGTGGACATCGAGCGGCTGACGGCGCCGTAA
- a CDS encoding FAD-binding oxidoreductase, whose product MVGSTGQVVRAVADAVRSRWRVAPRSGGHCFENFTTDPAGGMLLDLSPMDAVGYDAERRAFAVQPGATLGHVGRTLFTGWGVTIPAGACPEVGAGGHLAGGGYGPLSRLYGSVVDYLYGVEVVVADADGTARAVVATREPDDPHHDLWWAHTGGGGGNFGVVTRYWLRTPDATGSDPSHLLPPAPRRRLDCQLVWAWDQQMTEQAFTTLLRNFGTWHERNSQPGSPYAPLCAVLQLMNRGAGSFMMNVWVDADIPNADGLVNDLVTAVTAGTGTMPTDTRRTMPWLHPTTWPGTGQTGDAITRRFKNKAGYLRRSYTDTQLTTIYRHLTDPTASPTGLMMLAGYGGQVNAVPPQATAIAQRDAVMKVIFLTTWTEESDDAAHLAWIRDFYRDVYADTGGVPVPGEVSDGSYINYPDTDLADPKWNTSGVPWHTLYYKDNYPRLQQIKAHWDPGNVFHHSLSIQPPT is encoded by the coding sequence GTGGTCGGATCGACCGGGCAGGTGGTGCGGGCGGTGGCGGATGCGGTGCGGTCAAGGTGGCGGGTCGCGCCGCGCAGCGGCGGGCATTGTTTTGAGAACTTCACCACCGACCCCGCGGGTGGAATGCTCTTGGACCTGTCACCGATGGACGCGGTCGGCTACGACGCCGAGCGGCGCGCGTTCGCGGTGCAGCCGGGAGCCACGCTCGGGCACGTGGGCCGGACCTTGTTCACGGGGTGGGGGGTGACGATCCCGGCAGGCGCTTGCCCGGAGGTGGGCGCCGGCGGGCATCTGGCCGGTGGCGGGTACGGACCGCTCTCGCGCCTGTACGGCTCGGTAGTGGATTACCTGTATGGCGTGGAAGTGGTGGTGGCCGACGCCGACGGCACCGCCCGCGCGGTGGTGGCCACCCGCGAGCCCGATGACCCGCATCACGACCTGTGGTGGGCGCACACCGGCGGTGGGGGCGGGAACTTCGGCGTGGTCACCCGATACTGGCTGCGCACGCCGGATGCCACCGGCAGCGACCCCTCCCACCTGCTGCCGCCCGCCCCACGCCGGCGACTGGACTGCCAGCTCGTCTGGGCCTGGGACCAGCAGATGACCGAGCAGGCGTTCACCACGCTGCTACGCAACTTCGGCACCTGGCACGAGCGCAACAGCCAGCCCGGCTCGCCGTACGCGCCCCTGTGCGCGGTCCTCCAGCTCATGAACCGCGGCGCGGGCAGCTTCATGATGAATGTGTGGGTCGATGCCGACATTCCAAACGCCGACGGCCTGGTGAACGACCTGGTGACCGCGGTGACCGCGGGCACCGGCACCATGCCGACCGACACCCGGCGCACGATGCCGTGGCTGCACCCGACGACCTGGCCGGGCACCGGTCAGACCGGCGACGCGATCACCCGTCGGTTCAAGAACAAGGCCGGCTACCTGCGCCGCTCCTACACCGACACCCAACTCACCACGATCTACCGGCACCTGACCGACCCCACCGCCAGCCCGACCGGCCTCATGATGCTCGCCGGGTACGGCGGCCAGGTCAACGCGGTACCGCCACAGGCCACTGCCATCGCCCAACGCGACGCGGTCATGAAGGTCATCTTCCTGACGACCTGGACCGAGGAATCCGACGACGCAGCCCATCTGGCCTGGATCCGCGACTTCTACCGCGACGTGTACGCCGACACCGGCGGCGTTCCGGTGCCCGGCGAAGTCAGCGACGGCTCCTACATCAACTACCCCGACACCGACCTGGCCGACCCCAAATGGAACACCTCCGGCGTGCCCTGGCACACCCTCTACTACAAGGACAACTACCCACGCCTCCAACAGATCAAGGCCCACTGGGACCCGGGCAACGTGTTCCACCACTCCCTGTCGATCCAACCACCCACCTGA
- a CDS encoding GerMN domain-containing protein produces the protein MRPRAACAPLLALCLASLTACGIDDTGPARAGAPASGLRRTQGRPAATVHVYFSSPLGLERVSRLDKRPSTLQAAMDRLVAGPDRAERTRGLVSLIPPGTPAPAAVTPQPSTADVHLPPGWTANRTALHQLVCTAADAAATTHGTKPQDTRVRLHRPEGGEPTTEVCPRP, from the coding sequence GTGAGGCCCCGCGCGGCGTGCGCGCCGCTACTCGCCCTGTGCCTGGCGTCCCTGACCGCCTGCGGCATCGACGACACGGGCCCCGCCCGTGCAGGAGCTCCCGCCTCCGGACTGCGCCGGACGCAAGGCCGCCCGGCCGCCACCGTGCACGTCTACTTCTCCTCGCCCCTCGGCCTCGAACGCGTCTCCCGCCTCGACAAACGCCCCAGCACCCTCCAGGCGGCCATGGACCGGCTCGTGGCCGGCCCCGACCGGGCCGAGCGCACCCGCGGCCTGGTCAGCCTCATCCCACCAGGCACCCCCGCACCGGCCGCCGTCACACCGCAACCGAGCACGGCCGACGTGCACCTACCGCCCGGCTGGACAGCCAACCGCACCGCCCTCCACCAGCTCGTCTGCACCGCCGCCGACGCCGCCGCCACCACACACGGCACCAAGCCGCAGGACACACGAGTCAGACTGCACCGCCCAGAAGGCGGGGAACCCACCACGGAAGTGTGCCCGCGCCCCTGA